In Thermomicrobiales bacterium, the DNA window TGTAAAGCTTTCCATCCGGCGCGGCGTGCTCCGGTTTTCGCTGCATCTATACAACACGTCATCCGACGTCGAGCGCGTGATCGGGCTCGCGAAGGAATGGCTGGCGAAGCAATAGGACGCTGGGCATCATTCGAATCATGAACGTCGAGTATGTCGATCCCAGCAACGCAGTGCGCTATCCGGTCGATGTTCCCAGGTGGCGAGCACCTTCCGGCGGCCATCTCAATCTGACCGCAGGTGCGGGGCTCAGGCGCAGCGACATCGACGTCGGCTGCCGCTCGATCTGGCGCTATGCAAAGGCGATACGGGTCCCGGCGCAAGGGGCCGTTACGCTCGGTGAAGGCTGGACGCCGGTCGTGCCAATCCGTTGGGAGGGCATCGAGATCGACGCCAAGCTCGAGTTCATGATGCCCACCGGTTCGTTCAAGGACCGTGGCATGACCGTGATGGTCACTTATCTCAAGCAATGCGGCTTGAAGCGCGTGCTCGAAGACTCCTCCGGCAACGCCGGGGCATCGCTCGCCGCTTATGCAGCAGCAGCCGGAATGGAAGCGCGCATTCTCGTCCCCGAGACGGCCTCGTATCCGAAGATCGTTCAGATCGCGGCGGCGGGTGCCGACGCAGTCACGATCCCGGGCTCGCGGCAGGATGTCGCCGATGCCGCGCTCGCGATGTCCGACGAGATCTTCTACGCCAGCCACAACCGGCAGGCCTTCTTCGCTGAAGGCACCAAGACGCTCGCATTCGAGCTTTGGGAGCAGTTCGGCTTCGATGTGCCGGAGCACGTCGTCGTGCCGCTCGGGTACGGTGCCAATGTGC includes these proteins:
- a CDS encoding pyridoxal-phosphate dependent enzyme; translation: MNVEYVDPSNAVRYPVDVPRWRAPSGGHLNLTAGAGLRRSDIDVGCRSIWRYAKAIRVPAQGAVTLGEGWTPVVPIRWEGIEIDAKLEFMMPTGSFKDRGMTVMVTYLKQCGLKRVLEDSSGNAGASLAAYAAAAGMEARILVPETASYPKIVQIAAAGADAVTIPGSRQDVADAALAMSDEIFYASHNRQAFFAEGTKTLAFELWEQFGFDVPEHVVVPLGYGANVLGCDHGFRELLAAGEIDRLPKIHGVQAANVRPLFRCVLGGYGSSNTHPHRADGRRGYRFLAADTGRRSAGCC